One Carassius auratus strain Wakin chromosome 4, ASM336829v1, whole genome shotgun sequence DNA segment encodes these proteins:
- the LOC113068558 gene encoding scavenger receptor cysteine-rich type 1 protein M130-like produces MWTQEIQCRGNESQIRMCPASEKHSCSHDDHQALQCADVMHVRLVNGNSPCAGRVEVYHRGQWGTVCVYNWDTPAAAVVCRELDCGEPVDALGFAHFGQGSGPIWMSVLTCSGTESTLKNCGSAGWGKHACTHNHDAGVICSGHKRSRLADGSNLCSGRLEILHVQTWMSVCDTVFDQQDAEVVCRELDCGAPVQVLGAAAFDKGDAQMWTREIQCGGNESHISFCSLSSLEHNCTTDNTVGLICSGYTDLKLVNGPDSCSGRVELQFLKEWGTVCDACWDMRAASVLCRQLNCGFLSGSS; encoded by the exons atgtggacacaagagattcagtgcagaggaaatgagtctcAGATTCGAATGTGTCCAGCATCAGAGAAACACAGCTGCTCTCATGATGATCACCAGGCGCTTCAGTGTGCTG ATGTGATGCATGTGAGACTGGTAAATGGTAACAGTCCTTGTGCTGGTAGAGTGGAGGTTtatcacagaggtcagtggggaacagtgtgtgttTATAACTGGGATACACCTgctgctgcagtggtgtgtagagagctggactgtggagaacctgtagatgcaCTGGGTTTTGCTCATTTTGGTCAAGGATCAGGACCGATCTGGATGAGTGTTTTAACATGTTCAGGAACAGAGTCTACACTGAAGAACTGTGGGTCAGCAGGATGGGgtaaacatgcctgcactcataATCATGATGCTGGTGTCATCTGCTCAG GTCATAAACGCTCCAGACTTGCTGATGGGTCTAATCTTTGCTCTGGGAGGTTGGAGATACTTCATGttcagacgtggatgtcagtgtgtgacactgtctttgaccagcaggatgcagaggttgtgtgtagagagctggactgtggggctcctgtacaggtgctgggagcagctgcttttgacaaaggagatgCTCAGATGTGGACACGAGAGATTCAGTGTGGAGGAAATGAATCTCATATTTCATTCTGTTCACTATCATCACTTGAACACAACTGCACCACTGACAACACTGTGGGACTGATCTGCTCTG GTTACACTGATCTCAAACTGGTGAATGGGCCAGACTCTTGTTCTGGAAGAGTGGAGCTTCAGTTCCTCAAAGaatggggcacagtgtgtgatgcatgctgggatatgagagctgccagtgtcctctgtagacagctgaattgtgg attcctctctggctcttcatga